A portion of the Punica granatum isolate Tunisia-2019 chromosome 7, ASM765513v2, whole genome shotgun sequence genome contains these proteins:
- the LOC116214984 gene encoding uncharacterized protein LOC116214984: MPNHFSHPSLRIGPIRTCCLLKILGSELGWNGKSLRRQKRFLFCGNQRHNERKPFSLLHRLHSSQSSSKLQLVALFPECPAGDDDNYRSILPFLRLLLLILLIFKRRVQSPMNSSCKVHPGHGRPSSFRAAAAMFLFCFSVRGHSGFIFGIIAYTRPARQFRCTHSRSLTVCVSWDREGSARRGRSLIDRNDREEAVERHEVRAFDTDPAVAGDLYGRLGFHLIVQALYVKESISGCELPIRALSVTCNWIHFSQSCCYELY; the protein is encoded by the exons ATGCCCAACCACTTCTCGCATCCGAGTTTACGGATTGGTCCAATCCGAACATGTTGCCTACTCAAAATTTTAGGTAGTGAGTTGGGATGGAACGGTAAGTCATTACGGCGCCAAAAGCGATTTCTGTTTTGCGGAAACCAACGCCATAACGAACGGAAGCCTTTCAGCTTACTTCACCGGCTCCACTCATCACAATCCTCAAGCAAACTCCAGCTCGTCGCTCTCTTTCCTGAGTGCCCGGCCGGTGATGATGATAACTACCGCTCTATCCTCCCATTCCTAAGGCttctcctcctcatcctcctcatTTTCAAGCGACGAGTGCAGAGCCCCATGAATTCATCTTGTAAAGTTCACCCTGGCCACGGCCGTCCATCCTCCTTCAGAGCTGCCGCTGCCATGTTCCTGTTTTGCTTCTCCGTACGCGGTCACTCTGGCTTCATCTTTGGCATCATTGCCTATACCAGACCTGCTCGCCAGTTCAGGTGCACTCATTCTCGGTCACTGACTGTCTGCGTTTCATGGGACAGAGAAGGTAGCGCTCGCAGGGGAAGATCGTTGATCGACAGAAATGACCGGGAAGAAGCAGTGGAGAGGCATGAGGTGAGGGCTTTCGATACAGATCCGGCGGTTGCAGGAGATCTCTACGGCAGACTTGGTTTCCATCTGATCGTGCAGGCCTTATACG TTAAGGAATCAATTAGCGGCTGTGAACTTCCAATTCGAGCTTTGTCAGTCACATGCAATTGGATACACTTCAGTCAAAGCTGTTGTTATGAGTTATACTGA
- the LOC116214983 gene encoding increased DNA methylation 1-like isoform X1 yields the protein MPTVNDDGLMETGEGIRGRHCDEIDGGKPLLTLNSVTDGGNAMPSPCNNNFPRSGSVYSLPDALALAFPHSDGKASFFSHDLENAERHRELVQDTSIVAWESKNYSREEQGTDEMGHNLATLQGDHPDCPNSCFLSGCKSCKILSENVEQIDLNDTEQSANNGKETNQCSVVDVILKKKVRRRLKKISEIKSIELHQTPIIGQPYDKAKPLDVDASLSQLELDQKQERVEAEARSKGSYKSSISFSEHQFEKKRVKHKKIRQRCDDIEKGKKRSRKCEIDDDELLVSAIIKNKEVSASLSGSKPKRKGCKSRVRRMMKSETGGCRLLPCQLGKAGKLSLEGKWSLLGARSVLSWLINSGVISPKDVIQYHSLHPILLF from the coding sequence ATGCCTACTGTCAATGACGATGGTTTGATGGAAACTGGCGAAGGGATTCGAGGGAGGCACTGTGATGAAATTGATGGTGGGAAACCTTTACTAACACTGAATTCTGTAACAGATGGTGGTAATGCTATGCCCAGTCCTTGCAACAATAATTTTCCTCGTTCAGGAAGTGTTTACTCCTTGCCTGATGCTTTGGCATTAGCTTTCCCTCATTCAGATGGCAAGGCAAGTTTCTTTTCGCATGACCTGGAAAATGCTGAAAGGCACAGGGAGCTTGTACAAGATACGTCAATTGTTGCGTGGGAGAGTAAAAATTATTCACGTGAAGAGCAAGGAACTGATGAGATGGGACATAATCTGGCAACATTGCAGGGTGATCATCCGGACTGCCCTAATTCTTGCTTCTTAAGCGGTTGCAAATCATGCAAAATTCTGTCAGAGAATGTGGAACAGATTGATTTAAATGACACAGAACAGTCTGCAAATAATGGAAAGGAGACTAATCAGTGCAGTGTTGTAGATGttattttgaagaagaaagtAAGGAGGAGATTGAAAAAGATTTCTGAAATAAAATCAATAGAATTGCATCAGACTCCGATAATTGGCCAGCCTTATGATAAGGCCAAGCCTCTGGATGTCGATGCATCTCTTTCTCAATTAGAGCTGGATCAGAAGCAGGAACGAGTGGAGGCCGAAGCAAGAAGCAAGGGAAGCTACAAGTCCTCTATCAGTTTCTCTGAGCACCAGTTTGAGAAGAAAAGGGTAAAACACAAGAAAATCCGTCAGCGTTGTGATGATAtagagaaaggaaagaaaagatcaCGAAAATGTGAAATTGATGACGATGAGCTATTGGTTTCTGCAATAATAAAGAACAAGGAGGTAAGTGCAAGCCTCAGTGGATCCAAGCCTAAAAGGAAGGGTTGCAAATCAAGGGTTAGAAGAATGATGAAAAGCGAGACTGGTGGGTGCAGGCTGCTTCCATGTCAGCTGGGAAAGGCAGGGAAGCTCTCCTTAGAGGGAAAGTGGTCTTTGTTAGGTGCTAGATCAGTGTTGTCATGGTTAATTAATTCTGGTGTCATATCTCCCAAGGATGTGATCCAATATCATTCGCTTCATCCTATTCTCTTGTTTTAG
- the LOC116214983 gene encoding increased DNA methylation 1-like isoform X2 — MPTVNDDGLMETGEGIRGRHCDEIDGGKPLLTLNSVTDGDGKASFFSHDLENAERHRELVQDTSIVAWESKNYSREEQGTDEMGHNLATLQGDHPDCPNSCFLSGCKSCKILSENVEQIDLNDTEQSANNGKETNQCSVVDVILKKKVRRRLKKISEIKSIELHQTPIIGQPYDKAKPLDVDASLSQLELDQKQERVEAEARSKGSYKSSISFSEHQFEKKRVKHKKIRQRCDDIEKGKKRSRKCEIDDDELLVSAIIKNKEVSASLSGSKPKRKGCKSRVRRMMKSETGGCRLLPCQLGKAGKLSLEGKWSLLGARSVLSWLINSGVISPKDVIQYHSLHPILLF, encoded by the exons ATGCCTACTGTCAATGACGATGGTTTGATGGAAACTGGCGAAGGGATTCGAGGGAGGCACTGTGATGAAATTGATGGTGGGAAACCTTTACTAACACTGAATTCTGTAACAGATGGTG ATGGCAAGGCAAGTTTCTTTTCGCATGACCTGGAAAATGCTGAAAGGCACAGGGAGCTTGTACAAGATACGTCAATTGTTGCGTGGGAGAGTAAAAATTATTCACGTGAAGAGCAAGGAACTGATGAGATGGGACATAATCTGGCAACATTGCAGGGTGATCATCCGGACTGCCCTAATTCTTGCTTCTTAAGCGGTTGCAAATCATGCAAAATTCTGTCAGAGAATGTGGAACAGATTGATTTAAATGACACAGAACAGTCTGCAAATAATGGAAAGGAGACTAATCAGTGCAGTGTTGTAGATGttattttgaagaagaaagtAAGGAGGAGATTGAAAAAGATTTCTGAAATAAAATCAATAGAATTGCATCAGACTCCGATAATTGGCCAGCCTTATGATAAGGCCAAGCCTCTGGATGTCGATGCATCTCTTTCTCAATTAGAGCTGGATCAGAAGCAGGAACGAGTGGAGGCCGAAGCAAGAAGCAAGGGAAGCTACAAGTCCTCTATCAGTTTCTCTGAGCACCAGTTTGAGAAGAAAAGGGTAAAACACAAGAAAATCCGTCAGCGTTGTGATGATAtagagaaaggaaagaaaagatcaCGAAAATGTGAAATTGATGACGATGAGCTATTGGTTTCTGCAATAATAAAGAACAAGGAGGTAAGTGCAAGCCTCAGTGGATCCAAGCCTAAAAGGAAGGGTTGCAAATCAAGGGTTAGAAGAATGATGAAAAGCGAGACTGGTGGGTGCAGGCTGCTTCCATGTCAGCTGGGAAAGGCAGGGAAGCTCTCCTTAGAGGGAAAGTGGTCTTTGTTAGGTGCTAGATCAGTGTTGTCATGGTTAATTAATTCTGGTGTCATATCTCCCAAGGATGTGATCCAATATCATTCGCTTCATCCTATTCTCTTGTTTTAG
- the LOC116214982 gene encoding increased DNA methylation 1: MFFDNGIENFFDDGFEGSTDERRIFREVFLGYHPGNDGGRKFSGAFNFECPLSKNTDSSICSNSDCSALTSQSSPNILSLPEPVTVNDDGRGNSAVRCFSDDFAIQQMSNPHVFLEQTKLSVEQPSGAVIDEKVLNSSMISYESISGTPHGADSVFHTATFPLVESFRQGVAWNYYLLKQNVATNGEVSVGITDALNGRFLALDGNLGKEVHASKAIASPVSQESYATRLLVASQSPCVGGQLEYAAQADERTMDYDIPGLGSSSIVESDAAKDPRPLLFSYALDLLKAAGWLITKHKRPCRRYLESKYRSPAGRSFREFSKVWKACGEILLADRYVMLQQDDGQGWNDITLFFSELYDTLMSMKIEQNQLGVSRSLVQQWNILNPFVTVIFIDKKIGMLRKGEVVKAKCNLLVDKYEKRNVVLGLSHANGKDGRRGTALNCGDVNMNEHAQRQLPGPLSHPVESKERHFNDINEKRDTVLGLKCADKYGMRGSVLALNRGGVKMNKLAQGQLSGLLSHPAECKVRLFNDKNEKRDTVLGLKCGDFKASLLFGGQFPGLISDWSHPSDSGVAVLDGKADAFPKQSHGEYFLQSSFQRTEETERSLLGTSVYMPTVNDDGLMETGEGIRGRHCDEIDGGNPLLTLNSVTDAVNAMPSPCNNNFPRSGSVYSLPDALALAFPHSDGKASFFSHDLENVERHRELVQDTSIVAWESKNYSHEEQGTDEMGHNLATLQGDHPDCPNSCILSGCKSCKILSENVEQIDLNDTEQSGNNGKETNQCSVVDVILKKKIRRRLKKISEIKSIELHKTPIIGQPHDKAKPLDVDASLSQLELDQKQERVEAEARSQGSYKSSISFSEHQFEKKRVKQKKIHQRCDDIEKGKKRSRKCEIDDDELLVSAIIKNKEVSASLSGSKPKRKGCKSRVRRMMKSKTGGCRLLPRQLGKAGKLSLEGKWSLLGARSVLSWLINSGVISPKDVIQYRDPKNKTLVKDGRVTMDGIICNCCNEVLSLSQFKIHAGFKLNRPCLSLFMESGEPFTLCELQAWSSEYKSRKSGKLTHQADDNDQNDDSCGLCGDGGELICCDNCPSTFHQACLLTEDLPEGNWYCANCTCRMCGCLVDRSSSDARKCSQCEHKYHESCMKEKKLDPVVSDAWFCGGSCREVQSGLHSRIGLINHIADGYSWTLLRCIHDDQKVHSAQRFALKAECNSKLAVALSIVEECFASMVDLRTGIDMIPHVMYNWGSEFARLNFQGFCTMVLEKDDVLITAASVRLHGVAVAEMPLIATCSKFRRRGMCRRLMTALEELLISLKVEKLVIAAIPELVETWTKGFNFEIVEKDEKQSLKKINLMVFPGTILLKKPLFQSHNADTRTGHVGLEDFAKEANTHQLSINDAPDSEVIPAIKSEHQPQGEPHNKDDILGEKINSMEQPVAQGKPKRVDQTIIVKPVNKDGLVPGRPEIDSKGPKVVLGLTILRDQFLKPSCTESVCNAGVSPSVYGLKQVSFRGTVSEAL, translated from the exons ATGTTTTTCGATAACGGGATCGAGAATTTCTTTGATGATGGTTTTGAGGGATCAACTGATGAGCGTCGTATTTTTAGGGAGGTATTTCTCGGATACCATCCCGGGAATGACGGAGGTAGAAAGTTTTCTGGTGCTTTCAACTTTGAATGCCCCTTGAGCAAGAACACGGATTCATCAATTTGCTCGAACAGTGATTGCTCTGCTTTAACCAGTCAGTCCTCTCCGAACATATTGTCCCTGCCCGAGCCTGTTACTGTGAATGACGATGGCAGAGGGAATTCTGCTGTAAGATGTTTCTCAGATGATTTTGCTATCCAACAGATGAGTAATCCCCATGTTTTTCTTGAGCAGACGAAATTATCAGTTGAGCAACCTTCTGGTGCTGTAATTGATGAAAAAGTTCTCAACTCATCAATGATCTCCTATGAAAGCATCTCCGGTACTCCCCATGGTGCAGATTCCGTCTTCCATACTGCCACATTTCCTTTAGTCGAATCTTTTCGTCAAGGGGTTGCTTGGAATTATTACCTGCTAAAACAGAATGTGGCAACGAATGGAGAAGTTAGTGTGGGAATTACAGATGCCTTAAATGGCAGGTTTCTTGCCTTAGATGGAAACCTTGGGAAGGAGGTCCATGCTAGTAAAGCTATTGCATCACCTGTTTCCCAGGAGAGTTATGCAACAAGGCTGTTGGTTGCAAGTCAATCTCCTTGTGTTGGAGGCCAGTTGGAGTATGCTGCACAGGCAGATGAGAGGACAATGGACTATGATATCCCAGGCTTGGGATCATCTAGCATTGTGGAGTCAGATGCTGCGAAGGATCCCCGtcctcttctcttttcttatgCTCTTGACTTACTTAAAGCTGCTGGCTGGCTTATCACAAAACATAAAAGACCTTGCAGGCGCTATCTGGAGTCCAAGTACAGATCACCTGCAGGGAGATCATTTCGTGAATTTTCAAAAGTATGGAAAGCATGTGGGGAAATTCTATTGGCTGACAGATATGTTATGTTGCAGCAAGATGATGGTCAAGGTTGGAATGATATAACTCTGTTCTTTTCAGAGTTATATGATACACTAATGAGTATGAAGATAGAACAGAATCAATTGGGTGTTTCTAGATCCCTGGTTCAACAGTGGAATATCCTGAATCCCTTTGTAACCGTCATCTTCATTGATAAAAAGATTGGCATGCTAAGAAAAGGAGAGGTTGTGAAAGCAAAATGTAATTTGCTCGTTGACAAATACGAGAAGAGAAATGTTGTTTTAGGGTTGAGTCATGCAAATGGCAAGGACGGCCGGAGAGGAACTGCATTGAACTGTGGAGATGTTAACATGAACGAGCATGCTCAGAGGCAATTGCCAGGTCCCCTCTCTCACCCCGTAGAAAGTAAGGAGAGACACTTTAATGAcataaatgagaaaagagaTACAGTTCTGGGGTTGAAATGCGCAGACAAGTACGGCATGAGGGGTAGTGTTTTAGCATTGAACCGCGGAGGTGTTAAGATGAACAAACTCGCTCAGGGGCAATTGTCAGGTCTCCTCTCTCACCCAGCAGAATGTAAGGTGAGACTTTTCAATGACAAAAATGAGAAAAGGGATACAGTTCTGGGGTTGAAATGTGGAGATTTCAAAGCAAGCCTGCTTTTTGGGGGCCAATTTCCTGGTTTAATTTCTGACTGGTCTCACCCTTCAGATAGTGGGGTAGCAGTACTTGATGGGAAAGCAGATGCTTTTCCCAAGCAGTCTCATGGTGAATATTTCTTACAATCTAGTTTTCAGAGAACTGAAGAGACAGAAAGATCACTGCTTGGAACATCAGTTTACATGCCTACTGTCAATGATGATGGTTTGATGGAAACTGGCGAAGGGATTCGAGGGAGACACTGTGATGAAATTGATGGTGGGAACCCTTTACTAACACTGAATTCTGTAACAGATGCTGTTAATGCTATGCCCAGTCCTTGCAACAATAATTTTCCTCGTTCGGGAAGCGTTTACTCCTTGCCCGATGCTTTGGCATTAGCTTTCCCTCATTCAGATGGCAAGGCAAGTTTCTTTTCGCATGACCTGGAAAATGTTGAAAGGCACAGGGAGCTTGTACAAGATACGTCAATTGTTGCGTGGGAGAGTAAAAATTATTCACATGAAGAGCAAGGAACTGATGAGATGGGACATAATCTGGCAACATTGCAGGGTGATCATCCGGACTGCCCTAATTCTTGCATCTTAAGCGGTTGTAAATCATGCAAAATTCTGTCAGAGAATGTGGAACAAATTGATTTAAATGACACAGAACAGTCTGGAAATAATGGAAAGGAGACTAATCAGTGCAGTGTTGTAGATGttattttgaagaagaaaataagaagGAGATTGAAAAAGATATCCGAAATAAAATCAATAGAATTGCATAAGACTCCGATAATTGGCCAGCCTCATGATAAGGCCAAGCCTCTGGATGTCGATGCATCTCTTTCTCAATTAGAGCTGGATCAGAAGCAGGAACGAGTGGAGGCCGAAGCAAGAAGCCAGGGAAGCTACAAGTCCTCTATCAGTTTCTCCGAGCATCAGTTTGAGAAGAAAAGggtaaaacagaagaaaatccATCAGCGTTGCGATGATAtagagaaaggaaagaaaagatcacgaaaatgtgaaattgatgatgatgagctaTTGGTTTCTGCAATAATAAAGAACAAGGAGGTAAGTGCAAGCCTCAGTGGATCCAAGCCTAAAAGGAAGGGTTGCAAATCAAGGGTTAGAAGAATGATGAAAAGCAAGACTGGTGGGTGCAGGCTGCTTCCACGTCAGCTGGGAAAGGCAGGGAAGCTCTCCTTAGAGGGAAAGTGGTCTTTGTTAGGTGCTAGATCAGTGTTGTCATGGTTAATTAATTCTGGTGTCATATCTCCCAAGGATGTGATCCAATATCGTGATCCAAAAAATAAGACTCTGGTAAAAGATGGCCGAGTTACCATGGATGGCATTATTTGCAACTGTTGTAATGAGGTGCTGTCACTCAGTCAGTTCAAGATTCATGCTGGTTTCAAGCTGAACCGTCCTTGTCTTAGTCTTTTCATGGAATCTGGAGAGCCCTTTACTTTGTGTGAGCTTCAAGCTTGGTCATCTGAGTACAAGTCCAGAAAGAGTGGGAAGCTAACCCACCAAGCTGATGATAATGATCAGAATGATGATTCTTGTGGACTATGTGGTGATGGGGGCGAATTGATATGCTGTGATAATTGCCCTTCTACTTTTCATCAGGCATGCTTGTTAACTGAG GACCTCCCAGAAGGCAATTGGTATTGCGCTAATTGTACCTGTCGCATGTGTGGATGTCTGGTCGACAGGAGTTCTTCTGATGCACGGAAGTGCTCACAGTGTGAGCATAAAT ATCACGAGTCAtgcatgaaagaaaaaaaattggatcCAGTGGTCTCTGACGCTTGGTTTTGTGGTGGAAGCTGCCGGGAG GTTCAATCTGGGCTTCATTCTCGCATTGGTCTCATTAATCACATTGCTGATGGTTATTCATGGACACTTCTTCGATGCATCCATGATGACCAAAAGGTTCATTCTGCTCAAAGGTTTGCCCTGAAGGCAGAATGCAACTCGAAGCTAGCTGTTGCTCTCTCTATAGTGGAGGAATGTTTTGCATCAATGGTGGATCTGAGGACGGGCATAGATATGATACCCCATGTTATGTATAATTGGGG GTCAGAGTTTGCGCGCTTGAACTTTCAAGGATTCTGCACAATGGTCCTGGAGAAGGATGATGTGCTGATAACTGCTGCCTCTGTCAG GCTGCATGGAGTAGCAGTTGCTGAGATGCCCCTCATTGCAACCTGCAGCAAATTTCGACGCCGAGGAATGTGTAGACGCCTTATGACTGCTTTGGAAGAG CTCCTGATATCTTTGAAAGTGGAGAAGCTTGTGATAGCTGCCATTCCGGAGCTGGTAGAAACATGGACCAAGGGCTTTAACTTTGAGATTGTGGAGAAGGATGAGAAACAGAGCCTGAAGAAGATCAACTTGATGGTGTTCCCCGGGACGATCCTTCTCAAAAAGCCTCTTTTTCAAAGCCATAATGCAGATACTCGAACAG GACATGTCGGACTTGAGGATTTTGCTAAGGAAGCTAACACGCATCAACTCTCAATAAATGATGCCCCAGATTCAGAAGTCATCCCTGCCATCAAATCGGAGCATCAGCCCCAGGGAGAACCTCATAACAAGGACGACATCTTGGGGGAAAAAATCAATAGCATGGAGCAGCCTGTTGCGCAAGGAAAGCCCAAAAGAGTTGATCAGACAATAATCGTCAAGCCTGTAAATAAAGATGGTTTAGTCCCTGGTAGACCAGAGATCGATTCCAAAGGTCCAAAGGTAGTTTTAGGATTAACTATTCTGCGGGACCAGTTTTTGAAGCCGTCCTGCACAGAGTCGGTGTGTAATGCCGGTGTTAGCCCATCTGTATATGGTCTAAAACAGGTCTCGTTCCGAGGAACAGTCTCGGAGGCCTTGTGA